A genomic segment from Acidimicrobiia bacterium encodes:
- a CDS encoding zinc ribbon domain-containing protein: MPTYVYRCGDCEQTIEAMQRFSDRPLRKHKECGGSLTKVVQAAGVVFKGSGYYSTDSRTPDTASDS, from the coding sequence ATGCCAACGTACGTCTATCGCTGCGGCGACTGCGAACAAACCATTGAGGCCATGCAACGGTTCTCGGACAGACCCCTTCGCAAACACAAAGAATGCGGTGGCTCACTCACCAAGGTGGTGCAGGCTGCCGGAGTCGTGTTCAAGGGTTCCGGTTATTACTCGACGGATTCGCGCACTCCCGACACCGCCTCCGACTCCTAG